In Rhodothermales bacterium, one genomic interval encodes:
- a CDS encoding NIPSNAP family protein, giving the protein MNRRDFVAAAGLAPLAAVPGFASAPAAGNQYFELRHYQPLVGPGRQRLENFLKDVAIPAWNRHGIPAVGVFSVVHGPNVPSLYLLLTHDSLESAATLTARLAKDTAYQEAGADFLSPPLGSPGFVRFESSLSRAFDSIPKLEIPAETAGNQPRIFELRIYESHSETAARRKVEMFDAGEIPIFRDTGLNPVWFGETIAGGLMPNLTYMISFKDLAAHAAAWDAFRAHPDWKTLSADPYYKDTVSNISSYILRPTAYSQI; this is encoded by the coding sequence ATGAATCGACGAGACTTCGTAGCCGCCGCCGGCCTGGCGCCCCTCGCCGCCGTGCCCGGATTCGCCTCCGCCCCCGCGGCCGGCAACCAGTATTTTGAGCTCCGCCACTACCAGCCGCTCGTCGGCCCGGGCCGGCAGCGGCTTGAGAACTTCCTGAAGGACGTGGCCATCCCCGCCTGGAACCGGCACGGCATCCCGGCCGTCGGCGTGTTCAGCGTGGTGCATGGCCCGAACGTGCCGTCGCTGTATCTCCTCCTCACGCACGACTCGCTCGAATCCGCCGCGACACTAACGGCCCGCCTCGCAAAGGACACCGCGTACCAGGAGGCCGGCGCCGACTTCCTGAGCCCCCCGCTCGGCAGCCCGGGGTTCGTCCGCTTCGAGAGCTCCCTCAGCCGCGCGTTCGACTCGATTCCGAAGCTCGAAATCCCCGCCGAAACCGCCGGCAATCAGCCACGCATTTTCGAACTCCGCATCTACGAGAGCCACAGCGAAACCGCCGCGCGGCGGAAGGTCGAGATGTTCGACGCGGGCGAAATCCCCATCTTCCGCGACACCGGTCTCAACCCGGTCTGGTTCGGGGAGACGATCGCCGGCGGCCTGATGCCCAATCTGACCTACATGATTTCCTTCAAGGACCTCGCCGCCCACGCCGCCGCATGGGACGCGTTCCGGGCCCACCCCGACTGGAAGACGCTCAGCGCCGACCCCTACTACAAGGACACGGTGTCGAACATCTCGTCCTACATCCTACGCCCGACAGCGTATTCGCAGATTTGA
- a CDS encoding DUF1080 domain-containing protein: MKTTLYSLALTLALAMPALAQQHDMHGMAGMEEMHKMHGYMGRWTLDIPGGAGWLNVHHEKGYLDAELLWMGGSVLPVASAYEEHGKLVVTRVGNVVKENDGMDKAVRTHQVTDRFEFVLGANELVGTAYFPADNGLSTQVVRFTGTRLAALPAAPDLAKAQKGTPITLFNGKDLSGWKLINPEQKNGFKVENGLLINDPVQPANDPHAYSYGNLRTEQEFEDFNLKLEVNIPAGSNSGVYLRGLYEIQVVDSYGKDLDSHNMGGLYSRVTPAEAAEKPAGEWQTMDITLYQQHVTVLLNGKKILDNAPVLGVTGGAMQADMSKPGPIYLQGDHGTVMYRNMVLTPLK, encoded by the coding sequence ATGAAAACAACCCTTTACAGCCTCGCGCTTACCCTCGCGCTGGCGATGCCCGCCCTCGCCCAGCAACACGACATGCACGGTATGGCCGGCATGGAAGAAATGCACAAGATGCACGGCTACATGGGCCGGTGGACGCTGGACATCCCCGGCGGCGCCGGCTGGTTGAACGTGCACCACGAAAAAGGCTATCTGGATGCCGAGCTGCTCTGGATGGGCGGCAGCGTATTGCCCGTCGCCAGTGCGTATGAGGAGCACGGCAAACTGGTCGTCACCCGCGTCGGCAACGTCGTGAAAGAGAACGATGGGATGGACAAAGCCGTTCGCACCCACCAGGTGACGGACCGGTTCGAGTTTGTCCTGGGCGCAAACGAGCTAGTCGGCACCGCCTATTTTCCGGCGGACAACGGACTGAGCACGCAGGTCGTCCGCTTCACCGGCACGCGGCTGGCGGCCCTGCCGGCGGCGCCCGACCTCGCGAAGGCCCAGAAAGGCACGCCGATCACCCTGTTTAACGGAAAGGACCTCAGCGGCTGGAAGTTGATCAACCCCGAGCAGAAAAACGGCTTCAAGGTCGAAAACGGTCTGCTCATCAACGACCCCGTGCAGCCGGCCAACGACCCACACGCGTACAGCTACGGCAACCTGCGCACCGAGCAGGAATTCGAGGACTTTAATCTCAAACTGGAGGTCAACATCCCCGCCGGCAGCAACAGCGGCGTGTACCTCCGCGGCCTGTATGAAATCCAGGTCGTGGACAGCTACGGTAAGGATCTCGACTCCCACAACATGGGCGGGCTGTATAGCCGCGTCACCCCGGCGGAAGCGGCCGAAAAGCCGGCCGGCGAGTGGCAGACGATGGACATCACGCTGTACCAGCAGCACGTGACGGTGCTCCTGAACGGCAAGAAGATCCTCGACAACGCCCCCGTACTGGGCGTCACCGGCGGCGCGATGCAGGCCGACATGTCGAAGCCCGGCCCTATCTACCTTCAGGGCGACCACGGGACGGTCATGTACCGGAATATGGTGCTCACGCCGCTGAAGTAG
- a CDS encoding polysaccharide deacetylase family protein, translating into MRLFLFIVTLTLIVQTSSAQPARPRIAWPDGVQAAVSLSFDDARHSQVDVGTAVLDRHGVKATFYLVPSRAAERLEGWKAAVAAGHEMGNHSINHPCTGNFVWIGDNANEAYTMDRMRDELVEASRQIEAMLGVAPVSFAYPCGMTFIGRGASTQSYVPLIDELFLTGRGWLDEGPNDPLFADMAQLLGQEMDGKDFSQIETLIDFAKSHNSWVVLAGHEIGTGGNQTTQIPMLEELMAYAADPANGVWLAPVGEVARYIESRR; encoded by the coding sequence ATGCGACTCTTCCTTTTTATTGTCACGCTGACACTGATCGTTCAGACCAGCAGCGCGCAACCCGCTCGCCCGCGCATCGCGTGGCCGGATGGGGTTCAGGCGGCGGTCAGCCTGTCGTTCGACGACGCGCGGCATAGCCAGGTGGACGTTGGGACGGCCGTGCTCGATCGGCATGGGGTGAAGGCGACGTTTTACCTGGTCCCGAGCCGGGCGGCGGAGCGGTTGGAGGGATGGAAGGCGGCGGTGGCGGCCGGCCACGAGATGGGCAACCACTCGATCAACCACCCCTGCACGGGAAACTTCGTCTGGATCGGCGACAACGCCAACGAGGCGTACACGATGGACCGGATGCGAGATGAATTGGTGGAGGCGAGCCGGCAGATCGAGGCGATGCTCGGCGTGGCGCCGGTGTCGTTCGCCTATCCGTGTGGGATGACGTTTATCGGGCGCGGGGCGTCCACGCAGAGCTACGTCCCCCTTATCGACGAACTCTTCCTCACCGGCCGCGGCTGGTTGGACGAAGGCCCGAACGACCCGCTCTTCGCCGACATGGCGCAGCTGTTGGGTCAGGAGATGGACGGGAAGGACTTCAGCCAGATCGAGACGCTGATCGATTTCGCGAAGTCTCACAACAGCTGGGTGGTGCTCGCCGGCCACGAGATCGGCACGGGTGGCAACCAGACCACCCAAATTCCGATGCTGGAAGAGCTGATGGCCTACGCCGCGGATCCGGCGAACGGGGTCTGGCTGGCGCCTGTCGGGGAGGTGGCGCGGTATATCGAGAGCCGGCGGTAA
- a CDS encoding transposase, with translation MFDPRKHHRRSIRLKGYDYSRPGWYFVTVCMCDKRIRLGRIEKGQMRLNALGQAVADAWYDLPRHYPHVRLDAFVVMPDHAHGIVQLLGYGNGRADGGGPVGAGLKPATTAPTARPDTSLPGPTPTPPPTDAAPRRHGLSEIMRAWKTFSARRINILRGTPGEPVWQRDYYESIIRDHDGLNRVRRYIEYNPLRWAERRK, from the coding sequence ATGTTCGATCCCCGTAAGCATCATCGACGATCGATCAGGCTGAAGGGATACGACTACAGCAGGCCAGGGTGGTATTTCGTAACTGTTTGTATGTGTGACAAACGCATTCGATTGGGGCGGATTGAAAAGGGTCAGATGCGGCTGAATGCCCTGGGCCAGGCTGTCGCGGATGCGTGGTATGATCTGCCGCGGCATTATCCGCACGTCCGGTTGGATGCATTTGTCGTCATGCCGGACCATGCGCATGGCATTGTGCAATTGTTGGGGTATGGCAATGGCCGCGCCGATGGCGGTGGCCCCGTAGGGGCGGGTTTAAAACCCGCTACAACCGCCCCAACCGCCCGTCCGGACACGTCATTGCCCGGTCCGACCCCAACGCCACCACCAACGGACGCCGCCCCCCGGCGCCACGGCCTGTCTGAAATCATGCGGGCATGGAAAACATTTTCGGCACGTCGCATCAATATCCTGCGCGGAACCCCGGGCGAACCGGTATGGCAACGGGATTATTACGAATCCATCATCCGCGATCATGACGGGTTGAATCGCGTTCGCCGGTACATCGAATACAACCCGTTGCGGTGGGCCGAAAGGCGCAAATAA